CTTGCTTTTAGGTGCTAGTGAATAGTGATTGGAGGAGCCCCATGAGCATTAGTGATGGTTAACGAGCTTGTAGCTCAATTGGCAACATTTCTCAttccaaaattaaaatcaatttttaacttGACAAATAAGATGAATTTGTCagcaaattaataatataaggGAAAAACTAGTTTGTTAATGCCCAAATTTATTAATTACGTATGAATCGATTTGGTATATGTACGATTTCACAACACAAGTTGATATCTAAATTATATAGAGAGTGGATAtccagtgaaaaaaaattagatggtGTCTAATGTTTAATCTTACTCTttattgttttctcttttttatttaattttggactcacttatagaattaaaagtgagagattatattttattctctcaaatgttaaaaaaaatgaagaggaTTCATTTTCAAATTATACCAATGGTAAAGTTAATTCTCAATTTAactcttaaaatttgaaatcggagttaaattaatttttaaaattttaattgattcaaATTGGACATTCAAATTTACAATCATATTTTACATTAGCTTTTAAGCTCATCTCCTATAACAATAAGTTGATTTGGTACTGGATAAAACAAACTAACATTAGTGAAAAAGAACATTCTTGTTTTATGATCATcactagtaaaaaaaatatattttaatttttaagttttgaagggctagagagagaaaatgttagagagagaaagaggtagagagagagtgtgggtgGGAAACACTGAGAGGGGTAGCTATAGGAATCAGGTTAAGGATCCTAGGGTTTGGAACAGAGAAGAGTATCGTCGATTGGAAAATGAATCGTTCTCGATTTTCTTGGATAATCTACCAGAGGACATCTCGAAGAGAGAATTGTATCAGTTGTTCAAGTGGACTGGCCGCATAAATGACATATACCTCTCACGGAAACAAAAAAGGGGTACGATCTACATGTTTGCGTTCATACGATACACTACAAAGGGAGGAGCGTTGAAAGCTATAACTGAAATGAATCGTATGAAGCTGAGAGGAAAGGAGGTGTTTGTAGGAGAAGCAAAGTACAGGAGATCTGTGGCTACGAAAGACATGAAGAAGATACAGATAGCAGATGACAAGCGAAATGACATGATCCGCCAACCTCTACGAGAATGCAAGCCTGCTCAGATAATTCCATCTAGTTGTCCTGAAGAGGTATCCAAAGGGAAAAAGATCCAAGGTCCACATGAAAATGGATGGACAAAGAAACTGGAAGTGGCCGTGGCGAAAGAAAATTTAGACTGGCTACAGAAAAGTATTATAGGTGGTACGACGAAGGCCATTGACTTTAGGACCCTAGAGGGCATGGTTGAGAAGATGTTCCCTCAAGTAGTTCAAGTTCGTGAAATGGGAGCGTATAAAGCAATGTTGACCTTCGACAGTCTGCTGAATGCTGAAGAGACGTACACGTTTAAAATGAATAGCCTACTGCAGCTGTTTCATACCGTATGGAGGTGGGATGAATCAGAAAGAAGTGAATCTCGCAGGGTGTGGTTAGAGTGCTTCGGAGTTCCGCTTCATGTTTGGTCTGTGGATACCTTTAGGTCGATAGAAGGTCTGTGGGGAGAGGTGGTCGGGTGTGATAAAGCAACGGAGTCATGCTCTTCATTCAGTGTCGGACGGGTCCTAATTGATACATGTGCTATGGATGTAATTAATGAATGGGTTCATCTCACAATAGGCACCAGTGGATTCGATGTTTTGGTAAAAGAGGTGGGTAAGGAAGCTTATGGTTCGCATTGTAACATGAACAACGTGGCGGATGATATACTAAGAAGCGATTACTGGGATTATGCAACAACAAAGGTTGGTGATAATAAAGGCACCACGTCTGGAACGTCAACAAAGCTGATAGGTTATGATCATCAGGCTGAGGAAGTTGCCATGAAGGTGCTAAGGGAGGAGGTTGAAGATGAGGGTAGACCTGTAATTTCAGAATTAATTTTGAACGAGTGGAGTTATGACAATTTAATACAGAATCAAAGTAAAACGGTAACACACCAGCCTCTTAATGAAGTGCATAAAGGATTGACAGATTCGGCGGGATTTGATGATTGCAATGAAGGTGAATCTGAGGCCACCTTATCGTGTAACTATAGTGGCTCACATATTGGGCTGGGAAAAGGGGGTAGTGTGATTAAGTCCAATGCAAGGGGCTTGATAAAATTTTCGGATAGTTATGGTTTGGGCCAAGAAGGCCCAAGATCACAACCAGCAGTGAAAACAAGCCCACAACGCAAGAAGGGCGCTGGTGGATCTCCTGGGCTGGATTCACGCAAGCTGATCCGGGTAGGAGGGCTCCAAGGAGAACGGGGCGGGTCTGGCCATGCGTCTGTAACGCGAAGGTGCTCCCGTGTGTGGAGGAGCGATGGCGGTTCATCGCGCCAGGAAGTCACAGGCGCTGAAGGACGCCGATGGGACCTGGCGGTGATTACAGAGTCGACTTAGGTGCGCCCTTGGGTGGGTGAAGAACCCACGCTGGAAATCGGAAACTTGAATGGCGAAGTGCAAAGTCCCGTGGAGGGGGAAGAAGCCTTCGACCGATCTGCTGGAGGGGATCCGAGGATGCTTGGCCCTGTTGATGGCGGGGATGATGATAGAGGATGCCAATCGGTGATGGTGGTGGACCGAGCAAGAGAGGGCGCAGTGGATGCGATCGTGTTCGACAAGACCATAAATGAACCTGAGGAAGAGACTACCTTCGGGCTTCACGGGGACAAAACCGTTGCTGCTGGTAATGAAATTAATGGTTTTGGATTTATAGAAGACACTAATCTCACCGATCAGAATGTTAGCAAGAGGGCCGGTGACAGACATAACCAACCGGGGGAAGAAGGCTACGCGAATTCTGACGAGGGCAGTGGCACTGAGGCACCAAGCCTGGAGGAGCAGGAGACGGAAAACAAGAAGACCTGGGAACTAGCTAAGGAATCAGGAGCAGTGTTGTATGATGAAGAGGATGACATTATGGCTATTCTTCAAGAACAGAATGAAGAAATCGCTCGGAAAAAGAGGTTGGCAAAACAGAAAGCTAAAGCAAGACGGAGCAGGCCAAAATCTCACAAAAAGGTGTGTAATTATATTGTAAAATGACTATAGGATCATGGAATGTTAGGGGGTTAAGGGGGGATGGGAAGATGAGGATGGTGAAGGAcctaagaaaaaatatagattGAACATGTTAGGCCTGGTAGAGCTTAAAAAACAGACTATAACAAGATTTgatgttttgaaaatttggggaAATGGCTGTGTAGGGTGGGAGTATGTGGGGTCTGATGGTGCCTCTGGTGGGCTAATGTTAGTGTGGGatgatgttttttttaaattgcgTAATTGCCATAAAGGAGAGAGGTGGTTGTGTGTAGAAGGGAGCTTGGTGAACAATAATGTTGATTGTGCTTTTTTCTTAGTTTATGGTGCGCattctagaaatgaaaaatttattGTGTGGGAGGAGTTGAGTTACATAACTGGTTTGTGCCAAGGCCCCTGCTGCTTTCTTGGGGACTTTAATGAGATTGTACAAGTGGAGGAAAGACAAGGCACAGATACGTTAACTCCATCGGCGGAAGATTTCAAGAATTGGATAGCTGACATGGGATTGGAGGACTTGCCAATCACTGACCGTAAATTTACATGGTTCAGAGGACGATCTTGTAGCCGCATCGATAGAGCCTTGGTCAGTTTGGAATGGCTTGAGGTGTTCCCGGAGACTCGCTTGAGAGGTGGGCCACGGGGATTGTCAGATCACTGCCCTATTATCGTGGAGGTCAACAGGCGAAGGGATGGCCGGAGACCATTCAGAAGTCTAGATTCGTGGTTCACTCATGAAGGGTTTATGAGATTGGTTAAAGAAGAATGGAGAGGGCTAGGCGACTTACAATTCACTGATAAATTAAAGGCTTTGACGGGTCCTCTGGGAAGGTGGCATAGGGCGAATTTTAGTGATATGGATAAGAAAATTGTGAAGTTTGAAGACGAGATTAAGAAGCTGGATGATATGGTGAGTAACGGGGTTTATGATGGAACGATGGAGGCTAGGAGGAGAGCCTTAGTTATGTGTTGCGAGAAATGGTATGTGAGGAAAGAACTACATTGGAAGCAATTATCAAGGTCGAAGCACGCTAAGGACATGGATAAAAATACCAGATATTTTCACAACTTAGCTTCTGCGAGAAGGAGGAATAACAGGATTGATGAGCTGGTTATTAATGGACGACTGATAAGGAATCAAGCTAGGATTAAGGTTGCCATCAACGATTTTTACAAAAACTTATATCATCAAGAGAGGTCGCCCAGGATAGGTTTCAGAGATGGTCTGGTGAATGTGATCTATGAGGAAGATGCTTTGGCGTTAGAGCTACAACCGACACCTCAGGAGATTAGGGAGGCAGTGTGGGATTGTGACTCCTCCAAGGCTCCAGGATGCGATGGGTACAACATGAACTTCATAAAGAAGTGTTGGGATGAAATAGGTGCTGAATTCACAGCAGCGGTATTGGACTTTTTCCAATCCTCAAAGTTACCGGCAGATGCTAATGTTACCTGGGTGGCACTGGCCCCCAAGTTTACTGGAGCCAAAGAAATCAAAGATTTGCGGCCGATCAGCATGGTGGGGTGTGTGTATAAAGTGATCTCGAAGATATTGGCTAGGAGAATGCGGGGAGTTATGCCAGGTCTAGTGGGTGAGACACAGACTGCTTTTGTCAAAGGTCATAAGATCCATGATGGGGCCCTGATAGCGTGTGAAACTGTCCAGTGGTTCAAACTAAGGAAAAAGGAAGCGGCAATTGTTAAGTTAGATTTTCAGAAAGCATATGATAGGGTGAAGTGGAGCTTTGTGGATCTTGTTTTGCAAAAGATGGGGTTTGGAGAAAAGTGGAGGGGCTGGGTTATGGAATGCATTAGCACGTGTTCTATGTTAGTGCTGATAAATGGATCGCCTTCTAAGCCATTCAAGATGGAAAGGGGATTAAGACAAGGTGATCCtctgtcccctttttatttgtTCTTGTTGTGGATGTCTTGCACAGGATGATTGCAGAGGCCGTTGGGAACGGTCGTATATCGCCGCTGTTGGTTGGGAGGGATCTTATCCAGCTGTCACATCTTCAGTTTGCAGATGATACGGTTTTGTTTTGCCCACCTGAGGAAGAAACCATTAAAAATTACAAGAGGTTACTACGGTGCTTTGAGTTGATGTTGGCCTTAAGTATCAATTTTGACAAATCTAGTTTGATTCCTATTAACTGTGATGAGCTATGGGTACGGCGTATGTGCAGGGTGTTGGGGTGTAATGAAGCAACTCTTCCAGTAAAATACCTGGGAATCCCGCTTGGAGCAAATCCGAAGTTGGTTAAGACTTGGAAGCCAATTATAGACAAAGTGGAGGAAAAGCTTAGCCTCTGGAAAGCCAAGGTCCTCAACAAAGCTGGAAAGTTGGTGCTGATCAAATCTGTGCTGAATAGTCTCCTGGTGTATTATCTGAGCTTATATAAGATGCCTAAGGTGGTAGCGGAGAAGTTGATCTCATTACAGAGAAGATTCCTATGGAGTAAGGAGGATGGGAGGAATGGTATGGCTATGGTCAAGTGGGAGGTGGTGCAGGCTCCTAAAAGGCTAGGAGGCCTAGGAATTGGAGATGCTATGATCCGGAACACAGCTCTCCTTTTTAAATGGTGGTGGCGATTTTCTAAGGAAGAACTACCTATTCGAGGTGGTTCGTGGAGGGATATTTGTCAGTTACAGTTCAAGAGTCAAGAACTGAGGCAGAAGATAATTGATGGGTTGTCTATGGAGGTTGGAGATGGAAGAGAAACTCGTTTCTGGGAGGACGCCTGGCTGCTTGGAGGGTTGTTGAAAGATCGATTTCCTAGACTCTACTCTGTTTCAAACCAAATAGGATCAGTGATAGGGGAttgtgggttttgggatgggTTAGAGTGGATATGGAACTTCCAGTGGCGTCGACAATTGTTCCAATGGGAGCTGGATCTTGTGAACCAGCTACTTGATGAGTTAAGGCTGGTTAGACTTGCATCTGACAGACAGGACAAAATTGTGTGAAAATATGATAAACAAGGTGTTTTTACaactaactcatttgtgcaggtAATGCAGGCGGACATGGTCCCGGAGGAGATCTCAAGCTATAGCTTTACAAGTACTATTTGGAAAGGACTCGTGCCACCAAGAGTGGAGGTGTTTGTTTGGTTTGCATTGACTGACAGAATCAGTACGAAGGAGAGACTGAGTCGACTTGGAGTTATTAACCAACAAGATACCTTATGTGTATTATGCAATAATTGTGTTGAGTCTAGTCACCACTTGCTTCTAGGATGTAGCTTTTCTTGGCAGATTTGGTGCGCATGGCTATCTTATGCTGGTAGATTATGGTCTTGTCCGGGCTCGTTGAAGGAACATTTCCTAAGTTGGACTGAGGTCACAGCTAGAAAGGCGGATCGTAAGGCATGGATGATTAGCTTCTGCGTGATTATCTGGAATTTGTGGTTGGAAAGAAATAGAAGACTATTTCAGAACAGGAGTAAAGGAGTGGAGGAGATTGTTGACATGTACTCTCTGAACTACAAGGAGTGGCTAGGTGCAAATCCCTTtggttgttgatggcaatgccggAGATAACATGGGATATAAGTTTCTGTTGTGTTGATGcttgtttttttattctattttccgTTTTGTATTGCTCCACTTCAAGTGTTGAGCTCCactttcaaaaacaaaaaaaaaaatattttaaactcaTTCGTGTGAAATAATGTCATTTCGTTGAAgattatatttcaataattatattatttttttttgcgtGACAAGTTAATGCATGTCGTTAATGAAAATTAGCTCAAGATTAAAGTGAGTTACAATtataaatttagagatttaatttggatgaactaaaattttagagaatagtttaaattaattttaaatttcaaagacAAATTAATGAGAATCAATAGTCTTGTAAGTctatgaatattttaaaaactaaattgatTCATAAATTTTGTATGAATTATTTTGAGAATTTAGCATGTAAGGCGCTTAACATTTTGATTAatcttattaatatttaatacacCAATATTTAACAATAgccatattattatttattatcaatCTAAGATGAAATAAATTTATAGGGTGGCAATGGTATTATGGTAATTTACCCTTTACAACTCACTTATCCTAACCCTAACAGAAACCCAATCCCGTTGCTCTCAGGTCCTAAGCTCCCCTTTCTGTAACGCCCTCTCGGTcatcttccttctcttctttctccaaCACCCACCGCATCGGCGTCTTCACCGTCGCCATCAGATTCGTCCCTCCTCCGTGCTCCGAATGACCTTCGTTTCCTCCTCCGCCGTGCCGCGCCGCGACGGGCAGGTATGAACGATCTGTACTCTTGCATTACTTTCTCTTTTGATTTTCCATAATTCCAGCATCTCGATTTTACTACTTCTTTTCATGGTTAACcattcaattttcaattaagaaaGATTATATCACAATGTATCACTATCATGAGTGATTATGTTACTGTTAGAAATGAAATAATTCAAGTGTATCGGTGGCATGTCAATTGTTTATGATAGTAATAGAAGGTTCTAGAGTTGTCAATCGATTGTGATAAATGGATAGAGAAGGAAATTCTTTGAATAAAATGTTCTGTTTTTGTTGTGTTCTATTTTCAGGATATTTGTTAACTGGATTAGAAGTTTGCACTGTGAAAGCTAAGAATGAAAACACTTTTAAGATTAAGGCATTGTTTACCACAAGGTTTATGCAGACAATCTCTTGGGTTGGTTATAGTAGGGCTTAATACTAGTAAGTCAAATGTACTGTCAAGAAATTTTGGTCAAATTGCACGAAAAGAGGTGGAGGAGAATGTTGAGGAGGTGGAAATCGAGCAACGAAGTCTCCCGGCTGATTTTGATCCTGCAACATTTGATCTTACAGCTCGACACAACCCTCCATCAGAGAGAGTTTTCAGGCTTGTTGATGAGATGGCATCTCTAACCGTAGCTGAAGCAGCAGAATTGGGTCACATTATGATGAAGAAGATGGGCATGAAGGAGCTACCTACGGTGGGATTTTTGAAACCAGGAACTGCAAATCTTGCTGGAATTGCGTCAATGAAAGCGGAACCGGCTGCTgcagaggaggagaagaagccAGAAAAAACTGTATTTGAACTGAAATTAGAGTCGTATGAAGCAACTTCCAAGATTAAAGTTATCAAGGAGGTCCGGGGCTTTACTGATTTAGGCCTGAAGGAGGCAAAGGAGTTAGTGGAGAAAACACCTTCTATTATAAAGAAAGGTGTTTCAAAGGAAGAAGGAGAACAGATTATAGAGAAAATGAAAGCTCTTGGCGCAAAAGTTGTCATGGAATGAAGGTAACATTATCTTTGTTGTTCCTTTGGAAAGAAATTTCTTCCATTGTTCACAATCTTTTTGTCAAATTATCTGAAGGTTTGAAAAGTTCATATTGTCATCCTAGGATACCACAAAAATTTTTGGTAGTGGTTGTGTTAATTTGTGTTAATCATTCTAGCTTAATCTGGAACTTGATTTATGCTTGAAAATTTTCCTTCATATCACTCCTCATGGAGGCCAATAAAAGTGGTTTTCCTACTGCTGATGTTCACATGTATACATATTCGAGAAAATCAGTTTTTCCTTGGCCATCTTTCTATGGAACACTATATATGAAATCTAATATAGTGTGTAATTGACTTGTGGAACAAGACTTGGATATATAGAATTTACTCACATTAATATTATCCATGGACACATGGAATTTTAGCATTAACAGCTCACATTAGGTTTGAGGATAATAAGCATATGTAGCATGTCTCGTTTTATTCACCATTTAATGAGATATGGTCATACGGATCTCATTTGGATTGAACGATGGAGTGTGTGTGAGTCAAGATAGGATTCTATACATCATGTGTACAAACAATCCCTTCATCAAACATGGAAAATTCCATGAGTCATAATCACTCGGCCCTATAAATTTTGTTGCTCCTCAAGTGAGTTGTGCAAATATTGATTTGTTGAAGGATATTTATGTTTGAAATTTTTGCTGATATAGTAATATACGATTGGTTGTTTGTGTAAAATTCTTTTACATTGTTAGTACCAGAATGAGAAAATTTGTTGGTCAGGACAGTCCATCTATCGAAAATGTCGTGCAATATCACATCATATGACATAAATGTTTCTtagaaagatttaattttaaaagtaaatcatCCAACAACAACATCAATGCCACTAAATACAATCACATTATAGTTCAAAGATTAATATGCTTCACAActcaaaagagtaaaaattataaaaatcaatatTACAAAAGAGCAGAagctaaaaagaagaaagagagaaatagAGAACTGAAACAAAACCTTCTTCCTCGGTCGTCACCTACTTATTCTAGAGCCattgatagaaaaaaatttaaattatcaagAGAGCTTTCTAAGATGGAAATGCAGAGTTCTAACAAAAACAACAGTAAAATTGAACAGTGACAACATAATATGACAGCGGTAGGTCGTTCCTTTGAATCAACACAATAATAGTTTGTAAGTgtatgaaattaatttcttacaATCACAAAGAATAACAACCATGGAAATAGATAAACACAAAAGATTAGTATTTCACAGCTAATATTTTGAAAGAGTAGGTGAAAAGGGTGATACTGTGGGAAGCACATCAACTATGAACCTGGATGGAAACTGCCTCCAATGATCCAAAGCTCCAGCAGCCAGCCACCATACATTGGAAGAAAGCAGAAACAGATCAACTAAACAATATAGTCAAATTCTTTTCTCAATCAAATTCTTTTATACCTACTATATTACAACATGatttttttctgaatttttcaCCCACTAAAGGGAGGAGAAAGagaccaaaaaaaataataataaaagagaaagagggacaataaattaaaaaataaagaaactaaGTTTATAACGTTTTGGCTATAACCTAATAACTATTGATGACTATTTAAAATAGAGTAATCATTTGCTTAAATattagaattcatcaatatAGTCAAgaaatatgattattttttagatgTATATTATCTACTTCTAATGACTCATGTACTCTCCTTAATTCACCTATTCTCTCGGACCAAAGGTTATttatattttctcaattttgtgaaggaaagaaaaaagatcTAAATTAATTCCtgcttataaaaaaaaattcaaacaaaagtGATAATTTATATATCTCTACTAAATTCATAAATTATAGGTCTCTAAACAAAAAttgtattcaattattttttttctccaaGAGTTTCTCATGATTTTAACTCATTAGATGAtcctaaaaatacaaaaaaaaaaagtttgactCAAAAAATCTCAttatttaagtattttaatttagcttcacTACTAATATAGTAGTATTATTGTGAAGAACTCTTAATATCAAGAcctaaacaaattttttattaaaaaagaaaaaaaaaagaaaaataatctgCTTTTTATAAGAGCAATAAGTCAAGAATAGAAAATTACCAATTTGATTCCTAAAAGATTGAGGCGCTGATAAAAAGATTCTAAAAGATGATATCAACACACTAATCcttaaataatttgaaaatgcGACAAATATAActaacaaatattatattttttataagtggcaaaaaaaatttcatatttagTAAATAATTTATCTATTTGATCCGAATTTTTGTAACaacatttgaataaatatttaaaaagtgcACAAAAAAATTTGGAACAAAATTTGATCAgaagattttctttttatttttttaaaataatgtgATCATtcacaataaaatatttttttaagaaaaaattcacTTGACATAAAATTACCAAAATTTAAGGATAAAAGAACTTATTTTTCTAGTAATGCttgcaaaaaattatataaaaaaagtcttttttttagaatatatatttaatatctagTTCTTTTGGtcgtatttttaaatctttcggGAACTTATTTGTCGCTAACaacttttgaattatttttgtttcaatatCATTTTAGTAGTTTACTCAATGCAATCATCAATGCCTCATTTTTTAGGATAAGAGGAAAGgc
This sequence is a window from Arachis duranensis cultivar V14167 chromosome 2, aradu.V14167.gnm2.J7QH, whole genome shotgun sequence. Protein-coding genes within it:
- the LOC107473376 gene encoding uncharacterized protein LOC107473376 encodes the protein MKTLLRLRHCLPQGLCRQSLGLVIVGLNTSKSNVLSRNFGQIARKEVEENVEEVEIEQRSLPADFDPATFDLTARHNPPSERVFRLVDEMASLTVAEAAELGHIMMKKMGMKELPTVGFLKPGTANLAGIASMKAEPAAAEEEKKPEKTVFELKLESYEATSKIKVIKEVRGFTDLGLKEAKELVEKTPSIIKKGVSKEEGEQIIEKMKALGAKVVME
- the LOC107473407 gene encoding uncharacterized protein LOC107473407, with amino-acid sequence MLGPVDGGDDDRGCQSVMVVDRAREGAVDAIVFDKTINEPEEETTFGLHGDKTVAAGNEINGFGFIEDTNLTDQNVSKRAGDRHNQPGEEGYANSDEGSGTEAPSLEEQETENKKTWELAKESGAVLYDEEDDIMAILQEQNEEIARKKRLAKQKAKARRSRPKSHKKGVKGGWEDEDGEGPKKKYRLNMLGLVELKKQTITRFDVLKIWGNGCVGWEYVGSDGASGGLMLVWDDVFFKLRNCHKGERWLCVEGSLVNNNVDCAFFLVYGAHSRNEKFIVWEELSYITGLCQGPCCFLGDFNEIVQVEERQGTDTLTPSAEDFKNWIADMGLEDLPITDRKFTWFRGRSCSRIDRALVSLEWLEVFPETRLRGGPRGLSDHCPIIVEVNRRRDGRRPFRSLDSWFTHEGFMRLVKEEWRGLGDLQFTDKLKALTGPLGRWHRANFSDMDKKIVKFEDEIKKLDDMVSNGVYDGTMEARRRALVMCCEKWYVRKELHWKQLSRSKHAKDMDKNTRYFHNLASARRRNNRIDELVINGRLIRNQARIKVAINDFYKNLYHQERSPRIGFRDGLVNVIYEEDALALELQPTPQEIREAVWDCDSSKAPGCDGYNMNFIKKCWDEIGAEFTAAVLDFFQSSKLPADANVTWVALAPKFTGAKEIKDLRPISMVGCVYKVISKILARRMRGVMPGLVGETQTAFVKGHKIHDGALIACETVQWFKLRKKEAAIVKLDFQKAYDRVKWSFVDLVLQKMGFGEKWRGWVMECISTCSMMIAEAVGNGRISPLLVGRDLIQLSHLQFADDTVLFCPPEEETIKNYKRVLGCNEATLPVKYLGIPLGANPKLVKTWKPIIDKVEEKLSLWKAKVLNKAGKLVLIKSVLNSLLVYYLSLYKMPKVVAEKLISLQRRFLWSKEDGRNGMAMVKWEVVQAPKRLGGLGIGDAMIRNTALLFKWWWRFSKEELPIRGGSWRDICQLQFKSQELRQKIIDGLSMEVGDGRETRFWEDAWLLGGLLKDRFPRLYSVSNQIGSVIGDCGFWDGLEWIWNFQWRRQLFQWELDLVNQLLDELRLVMQADMVPEEISSYSFTSTIWKGLVPPRVEVFVWFALTDRISTKERLSRLGVINQQDTLCVLCNNCVESSHHLLLGCSFSWQIWCAWLSYAGRLWSCPGSLKEHFLSWTEVTARKADRKAWMISFCVIIWNLWLERNRRLFQNRSKGVEEIVDMYSLNYKEWLGANPFGC